A window from Tachyglossus aculeatus isolate mTacAcu1 chromosome 20, mTacAcu1.pri, whole genome shotgun sequence encodes these proteins:
- the ANKRD42 gene encoding ankyrin repeat domain-containing protein 42 isoform X2 has protein sequence MEKDRPEVKPPRPEVRSFPRQPLSPQSAAMASPWASTLVGKKGRPGRIHDAVKKGDVERLGAMVGSGAGVNEVDPVHKFTPLHWAAHSGSLECLHWLLWHGADVAQTAPRGWTAAHLAAIKGQDACMQALLGGEANPTARDDRGRTPGHLAAAHGHSYTLLTVLRTGADPNVPDRSARTPVHYAAFHGRLGCLQLLVRWGAGVDDVDQDGNLPVHLAAMEGHLHCFKFLLSKMASVTQALTARNDHGENAKDLAQRFFKEEIVRYIERAGDERGGLEDQESLTFPGHQAAFQGDLETLRKLVENGIININERDSLGSTPLHKAGQGHMDCLRWLIAMGADCNITNKAQETPGDVARRFARLAAGQLLGTLQGEEEEAPEVIDAKDSRFFKSHGVEGSTDAKGDCDPGEAERTEARMRAHKKIGELEGLLEIARSNYKQLGGISVEDIKQKRENREAERAIKELQLQLESERLQREKLECQLGEARTEARRLKDSLEKRQVAPAGIEEGQPGPRSSPEKRRGKKKPTPPGVFVWRC, from the exons atggagaaggacagGCCGGAAGTGAAGCCGCCCCGACCGGAAGTGCGCTCGTTTCCACGGCAACCGCTTtcccctcagagcgccgccatggcCTCACCCTGGGCCTCCACCC TGGTCGGGAAGAAGGGACGCCCAGGCAGGATCCACGACGCGGTGAAGAAGGGCGACGTCGAGCGGCTCGGAGCGATGGTGGGGAGCGGAGCCGGTGTCAACGAGGTGGATCCCGTCCATAAATTTACCCCCTTACACTGGGCGGCCCATTCTGGAAGCCTAGAG TGCCTCCATTGGCTGCTCTGGCACGGGGCTGACGTGGCCCAGACGGCTCCGAGAGGATGGACCGCCGCTCACCTGGCCGCGATCAAGGGGCAGGATGCTTGCATGCAG GCCCTGCTCGGCGGCGAAGCAAACCCCACGGCCAGAGATGACCGTGGCCGCACCCCAGGCCACCTGGCCGCTGCCCACGGCCACTCCTACACCTTGCTGACCGTCCTGCGGACCGGAGCG GACCCCAACGTGCCTGACCGGAGCGCCCGGACCCCCGTGCACTACGCTGCCTTCCACGGGCGGCTGGGCTGCCTCCAGCTGCTCGTCCGCTGGGGTGCTGGCGTGGACGACGTGGATCAGGATGGAAACCTCCCAG TTCATCTTGCCGCCATGGAGGGCCACCTGCACTGTTTCAAGTTTCTGCTCAGTAAAATGGCCAGCGTGACCCAAGCGCTGACCGCCCGTAACGACCACGGCGAGAACGCAAAGGACCTGGCCCAGAGATTCTTTAAAGAGGAGATCGTGCGCTATATCGAGAGAGCGGGGGACGAGAGAGGAGGACTAGAAGACCAGGAAA GTTTAACATTCCCGGGACACCAGGCGGCCTTTCAGGGGGACCTGGAGACACTGAGGAAGTTGGTGGAAAATGGAATCATCAATATTAACGAGCGAGACAGTTTGGGATCTACCCCGTTGCACAAAG CCGGGCAAGGACACATGGACTGCCTGCGGTGGCTCATCGCAATGGGAGCGGATTGCAATATCACCAACAAGGCGCAGGAAACCCCCGGGGATGTGgccaggag GTTTGCCCGCTTGGCTGCAGGGCAGCTGCTGGGGACgctgcagggggaggaggaggaggcccccgAAGTCATCGATGCAAAGGACAGCAGGTTTTTCAAGAGCCACGGAGTGGAAGGGAGCACAGATGCCAAGGGGGACTGCGACCCCGGTGAAGCTGAGAGAACCGAAGCTCGAA TGAGGGCTCACAAGAAGATTGGAGAATTGGAAGGACTTCTGGAAATCGCCCGGAGCAACTACAAGCAGCTCGGAGGGATATCGGTGGAAGACATCAAGCAGAAGAGAGAAAACCGAGAGGCCGAGAG GGCAATCAAAGAACTGCAGCTCCAGCTGGAATCCGAGCGGCTGCAGAGAGAGAAGCTGGAATGTCAGCTGGGCGAGGCCCGGACGGAGGCCCGCCGGCTCAAGGACTCGCTGGAGAAACGTCAGGTGGCCCCAGCCGGGATTGAG
- the ANKRD42 gene encoding ankyrin repeat domain-containing protein 42 isoform X1, with translation MEKDRPEVKPPRPEVRSFPRQPLSPQSAAMASPWASTLVGKKGRPGRIHDAVKKGDVERLGAMVGSGAGVNEVDPVHKFTPLHWAAHSGSLECLHWLLWHGADVAQTAPRGWTAAHLAAIKGQDACMQALLGGEANPTARDDRGRTPGHLAAAHGHSYTLLTVLRTGADPNVPDRSARTPVHYAAFHGRLGCLQLLVRWGAGVDDVDQDGNLPVHLAAMEGHLHCFKFLLSKMASVTQALTARNDHGENAKDLAQRFFKEEIVRYIERAGDERGGLEDQESLTFPGHQAAFQGDLETLRKLVENGIININERDSLGSTPLHKAAGQGHMDCLRWLIAMGADCNITNKAQETPGDVARRFARLAAGQLLGTLQGEEEEAPEVIDAKDSRFFKSHGVEGSTDAKGDCDPGEAERTEARMRAHKKIGELEGLLEIARSNYKQLGGISVEDIKQKRENREAERAIKELQLQLESERLQREKLECQLGEARTEARRLKDSLEKRQVAPAGIEEGQPGPRSSPEKRRGKKKPTPPGVFVWRC, from the exons atggagaaggacagGCCGGAAGTGAAGCCGCCCCGACCGGAAGTGCGCTCGTTTCCACGGCAACCGCTTtcccctcagagcgccgccatggcCTCACCCTGGGCCTCCACCC TGGTCGGGAAGAAGGGACGCCCAGGCAGGATCCACGACGCGGTGAAGAAGGGCGACGTCGAGCGGCTCGGAGCGATGGTGGGGAGCGGAGCCGGTGTCAACGAGGTGGATCCCGTCCATAAATTTACCCCCTTACACTGGGCGGCCCATTCTGGAAGCCTAGAG TGCCTCCATTGGCTGCTCTGGCACGGGGCTGACGTGGCCCAGACGGCTCCGAGAGGATGGACCGCCGCTCACCTGGCCGCGATCAAGGGGCAGGATGCTTGCATGCAG GCCCTGCTCGGCGGCGAAGCAAACCCCACGGCCAGAGATGACCGTGGCCGCACCCCAGGCCACCTGGCCGCTGCCCACGGCCACTCCTACACCTTGCTGACCGTCCTGCGGACCGGAGCG GACCCCAACGTGCCTGACCGGAGCGCCCGGACCCCCGTGCACTACGCTGCCTTCCACGGGCGGCTGGGCTGCCTCCAGCTGCTCGTCCGCTGGGGTGCTGGCGTGGACGACGTGGATCAGGATGGAAACCTCCCAG TTCATCTTGCCGCCATGGAGGGCCACCTGCACTGTTTCAAGTTTCTGCTCAGTAAAATGGCCAGCGTGACCCAAGCGCTGACCGCCCGTAACGACCACGGCGAGAACGCAAAGGACCTGGCCCAGAGATTCTTTAAAGAGGAGATCGTGCGCTATATCGAGAGAGCGGGGGACGAGAGAGGAGGACTAGAAGACCAGGAAA GTTTAACATTCCCGGGACACCAGGCGGCCTTTCAGGGGGACCTGGAGACACTGAGGAAGTTGGTGGAAAATGGAATCATCAATATTAACGAGCGAGACAGTTTGGGATCTACCCCGTTGCACAAAG CGGCCGGGCAAGGACACATGGACTGCCTGCGGTGGCTCATCGCAATGGGAGCGGATTGCAATATCACCAACAAGGCGCAGGAAACCCCCGGGGATGTGgccaggag GTTTGCCCGCTTGGCTGCAGGGCAGCTGCTGGGGACgctgcagggggaggaggaggaggcccccgAAGTCATCGATGCAAAGGACAGCAGGTTTTTCAAGAGCCACGGAGTGGAAGGGAGCACAGATGCCAAGGGGGACTGCGACCCCGGTGAAGCTGAGAGAACCGAAGCTCGAA TGAGGGCTCACAAGAAGATTGGAGAATTGGAAGGACTTCTGGAAATCGCCCGGAGCAACTACAAGCAGCTCGGAGGGATATCGGTGGAAGACATCAAGCAGAAGAGAGAAAACCGAGAGGCCGAGAG GGCAATCAAAGAACTGCAGCTCCAGCTGGAATCCGAGCGGCTGCAGAGAGAGAAGCTGGAATGTCAGCTGGGCGAGGCCCGGACGGAGGCCCGCCGGCTCAAGGACTCGCTGGAGAAACGTCAGGTGGCCCCAGCCGGGATTGAG